The Corynebacterium qintianiae genome has a window encoding:
- a CDS encoding C40 family peptidase has translation MGKHSPPPRRRAARASLALATAGAVVATTFTPAHAEDVEALIEELSAVSDEATAKMEEIKELEVHIEDAQRALDESTLAVSEAQAKADEARSARKAQQVGVNDVAASTYRTLQVDSVVNTLGSDTPQEVIDKTSYLGSIARSRQNQLEDLRTSTQDVIEAARAADVAKAEAQYTRGKLQAQREQLEAEREDIEKRIQEVESRVDALSPEARIAWMNQANPISSDRLDPNVFGAGITGAALAQLGKPYGWGAAGPDSFDCSGLMVWAYAQNGKSIPRTSQAQLAGGTPVPVSDLQPGDIIGYYPGVTHVGMYIGNGQVVHASDYGIPVQVVPLNSMPVQGAVRY, from the coding sequence GTGGGAAAGCACTCCCCCCCGCCGCGCAGGCGCGCCGCGCGCGCGTCGCTCGCTCTGGCCACCGCAGGCGCCGTGGTCGCAACCACCTTCACACCGGCCCATGCTGAGGACGTCGAGGCGCTGATCGAAGAACTCTCCGCAGTCTCCGACGAGGCTACCGCCAAGATGGAGGAGATCAAGGAGCTTGAAGTTCACATCGAGGATGCCCAGCGGGCGCTCGACGAGAGCACGCTAGCCGTCTCCGAGGCGCAGGCGAAGGCGGACGAGGCGCGATCCGCTCGCAAGGCTCAGCAGGTGGGCGTCAACGACGTCGCCGCCTCGACCTACCGCACCCTGCAGGTTGACAGCGTTGTGAACACCCTGGGCTCAGACACCCCGCAAGAAGTAATCGACAAAACTTCGTACCTCGGGTCCATCGCGCGCAGCCGCCAGAACCAGCTTGAGGATCTGCGTACTTCTACGCAGGACGTCATTGAGGCGGCCCGTGCGGCCGACGTAGCGAAGGCGGAGGCGCAGTACACTCGAGGGAAGCTGCAGGCTCAACGCGAGCAGCTTGAGGCGGAGCGCGAGGATATTGAAAAGCGGATCCAGGAAGTTGAGAGTCGTGTCGACGCGCTCTCGCCCGAGGCTCGGATCGCCTGGATGAACCAGGCCAACCCGATCTCGTCAGACCGGCTCGACCCGAACGTGTTCGGTGCCGGAATTACCGGCGCGGCGCTCGCGCAGCTGGGCAAACCGTACGGGTGGGGTGCGGCGGGCCCCGACTCCTTCGACTGTTCAGGGTTGATGGTGTGGGCGTACGCGCAGAACGGCAAGTCCATTCCCCGCACCTCCCAGGCCCAGCTCGCCGGGGGCACTCCGGTTCCGGTGTCAGACCTGCAGCCCGGTGACATCATCGGGTACTACCCGGGAGTCACCCACGTGGGCATGTACATCGGAAACGGGCAGGTCGTGCACGCCTCCGACTACGGAATCCCGGTGCAGGTCGTGCCTTTGAACTCGATGCCAGTGCAAGGGGCAGTCCGCTACTAG
- a CDS encoding C40 family peptidase codes for MAQHRRQISSAKRNIAAASAVIAGATLLAPGTANAAEVRIPNSPVSVQVPGIENVPGIAAIPGIDMWIPSLSGQDSDGDVAAAIAAVKAIPGATSVPGFSAFIADVESRYAPAATQYSATAAAPIEEVAPAIQEPSAGQKIVDIARSKIGSPYVYGAAGPSAFDCSGFTSWVHAQAGKSIPRTSQAQASAGQPVALSDIQPGDVVVYYGGASHVAVYAGNGTIIDALNSGIPVGERPLDMMPIHSVVRF; via the coding sequence GTGGCACAGCACCGTCGCCAGATCTCGTCCGCAAAACGTAATATCGCAGCGGCTTCCGCCGTAATCGCCGGCGCAACCCTTCTGGCCCCCGGCACCGCCAACGCGGCTGAAGTCCGCATCCCTAACTCTCCGGTTTCCGTCCAGGTGCCGGGCATCGAAAACGTTCCCGGCATCGCAGCCATCCCGGGTATCGACATGTGGATCCCCTCCCTGTCCGGACAGGACAGTGACGGCGACGTTGCCGCCGCTATTGCTGCGGTGAAGGCAATCCCGGGCGCTACTTCCGTCCCAGGTTTCTCGGCGTTCATTGCCGACGTGGAGAGCCGCTACGCCCCGGCCGCGACCCAGTACTCCGCCACAGCAGCCGCGCCGATCGAGGAAGTTGCTCCGGCAATCCAGGAGCCGTCCGCCGGCCAGAAGATCGTCGACATCGCTCGCTCCAAGATCGGCTCCCCGTACGTCTATGGTGCCGCAGGCCCGAGCGCATTTGACTGCTCCGGTTTCACCTCATGGGTTCACGCGCAGGCTGGTAAGTCCATCCCACGTACCTCCCAGGCGCAGGCATCCGCTGGCCAGCCTGTGGCACTGAGCGACATTCAGCCCGGTGACGTCGTCGTCTACTACGGCGGCGCGTCCCACGTTGCGGTCTACGCCGGCAACGGAACCATCATCGACGCGCTGAACTCCGGCATCCCAGTCGGTGAGCGCCCGCTGGACATGATGCCGATCCACTCCGTGGTTCGCTTCTAA
- the qcrB gene encoding cytochrome bc1 complex cytochrome b subunit — translation MSTKLAQAADNIDSRYTVSGFLRPQLNKVFPTHWSFMLGEMALYSFIILLLTGIYLALFFDPSITKVIYDGGYLPLNGVEMSRAYATALDISFEVRGGLFVRQMHHWAALMFMMSMFAHMLRIFFTGAFRRPREANWIIGVTLILVGMIEGFMGYSLPDDLLSGVGLRIMSAIIVGIPIIGTWMHWAIFGGDFPSDLMLDRFYILHVLILPGLILALVAAHLLLVWFQKHTQFPGPGRTENNVVGIRIMPVFAVKAIGFMFVVFAVLSGMAGLTSINAIWNLGPYNPSQVSAGSQPDVYMLWTDGAARVMPAWELYLGNYTIPGAFWVALMCGILVALLFAYPFIEAAVTGDRAHHNLLQRPRDVPVRTGIGVMGITFFLLLTISGGNDHVAHFFQISLNAMTWFGRIGLIILPPLVYFITYRICVGLQRSDREVLEHGIETGVIKKLPNGAFVEIHQPLGPVDEHGHPVPLDYAGARVPKQMNQLGYSDSDTIGTFSPAELGVTERVRAAEERNHHEEVETLRALEASKDASDRDATPRDGRSH, via the coding sequence ATGAGCACTAAACTTGCACAAGCCGCGGACAACATTGATTCGCGCTACACGGTCTCTGGTTTCCTGCGACCCCAGCTGAACAAGGTCTTTCCGACCCACTGGTCGTTCATGCTCGGAGAGATGGCGCTTTATAGCTTCATTATCCTGCTCTTGACAGGTATCTACCTAGCATTGTTCTTCGACCCGTCGATTACCAAGGTGATCTACGACGGGGGTTACTTGCCGCTTAACGGTGTCGAGATGTCACGTGCGTACGCGACGGCCCTCGATATTTCCTTCGAGGTGCGCGGCGGCCTCTTCGTCCGCCAGATGCACCACTGGGCCGCACTCATGTTCATGATGTCTATGTTCGCCCACATGCTGCGCATCTTCTTCACTGGCGCATTCCGCCGTCCGCGCGAGGCGAACTGGATCATCGGTGTAACCCTGATCCTCGTCGGCATGATCGAGGGCTTCATGGGCTACTCCCTCCCGGACGACCTGTTGTCCGGTGTGGGCCTGCGCATCATGTCCGCGATCATCGTCGGCATCCCGATTATCGGCACTTGGATGCACTGGGCCATCTTCGGCGGTGACTTCCCGTCGGACCTTATGCTCGACCGGTTCTACATCCTCCACGTGCTCATCCTGCCGGGCCTGATTCTGGCACTCGTCGCAGCTCACCTGTTGCTCGTCTGGTTCCAGAAGCACACCCAGTTCCCCGGGCCAGGTCGCACGGAAAACAATGTCGTAGGCATCCGCATCATGCCGGTCTTCGCTGTCAAGGCGATCGGTTTCATGTTCGTGGTTTTCGCCGTCTTGTCGGGTATGGCGGGCCTGACATCGATCAACGCCATTTGGAACCTCGGTCCCTACAACCCGTCCCAGGTCTCTGCAGGTTCCCAGCCGGACGTGTACATGCTCTGGACGGATGGCGCCGCCCGTGTCATGCCGGCATGGGAGCTCTACCTCGGCAACTACACCATCCCCGGTGCGTTCTGGGTGGCCCTCATGTGTGGCATTCTCGTGGCGCTGCTCTTCGCCTACCCGTTCATCGAGGCTGCTGTCACCGGCGACCGGGCGCATCACAACCTGTTGCAGCGCCCGCGCGACGTGCCCGTCCGCACCGGTATCGGTGTCATGGGTATCACCTTCTTCCTTCTTCTGACGATTTCCGGCGGCAACGACCACGTGGCCCACTTCTTCCAGATTTCGCTTAACGCGATGACCTGGTTCGGCCGCATCGGTCTGATCATCCTGCCTCCGCTGGTCTACTTCATCACCTACCGCATCTGCGTTGGTCTGCAGCGTTCGGATCGGGAGGTGCTGGAGCACGGCATTGAGACCGGTGTCATTAAGAAGCTTCCGAACGGCGCATTCGTGGAGATCCACCAGCCGCTTGGACCGGTCGACGAGCACGGCCATCCAGTCCCGCTGGACTACGCCGGTGCCCGCGTGCCAAAGCAGATGAACCAGCTTGGTTACTCGGATTCCGACACCATCGGCACCTTCTCCCCGGCGGAGCTTGGGGTCACCGAGCGCGTCCGCGCAGCTGAGGAGCGAAACCACCACGAGGAGGTTGAGACGCTGCGCGCCCTCGAGGCCTCCAAGGACGCGTCTGACCGCGACGCAACACCCCGCGATGGACGCAGTCACTAA
- the qcrA gene encoding cytochrome bc1 complex Rieske iron-sulfur subunit, with translation MSNEVKKNYTDAELDRMNNAELAALGTELDDVTVAYRKERFPVEDDPREKSAAAGINLWLIISVLMGLAFLGVYLFWPWEPKFHGDEGLWMYTLYTPLLGLTSMLGLGSLGIAIIQYVKKFVPEEISVQRRHDGRSSELDRRTTTALLNDAWETSTLGRRKVMQGLLGAAGVMAGLTIIAPMGGLIKNPWRPRHELNYHGDGTLWTHGWTKFEEGVKIYLGRDTGAIAELHEGEAGKHYTTAGVSRLVRMRPEDLAAASMETVFPLYEEDVNDGDTYEATRDVYENHMHSLHGPRNAVMLIRLRTDDAKRVVEREGQESFHYGDYYAYSKICTHIGCPTSLYEAQTNRILCPCHQSQFDALHYGKPIFGPAARALPQLPVTVDEEGYLVANGNFIEPVGPAFWERKS, from the coding sequence ATGAGCAATGAAGTGAAGAAGAATTACACCGATGCGGAACTTGACCGCATGAACAATGCGGAGCTTGCCGCCCTGGGCACCGAGCTTGACGACGTCACCGTCGCCTACCGCAAGGAGCGCTTCCCAGTAGAGGACGATCCCCGCGAGAAGTCGGCGGCAGCTGGCATCAACCTCTGGCTGATTATCTCGGTCCTCATGGGCCTCGCCTTCCTTGGCGTCTACCTGTTCTGGCCGTGGGAGCCGAAGTTCCACGGCGACGAAGGCCTGTGGATGTACACGCTCTACACCCCGCTGCTGGGGCTTACCTCCATGCTCGGCCTGGGATCACTCGGCATCGCCATCATCCAGTATGTGAAGAAGTTCGTTCCCGAGGAAATCTCGGTGCAGCGCCGCCACGACGGCCGCTCCAGCGAGCTCGACCGCCGCACGACGACCGCGCTGCTTAACGACGCTTGGGAGACCTCCACTCTCGGCCGACGCAAGGTCATGCAGGGTCTGCTCGGTGCGGCAGGCGTCATGGCGGGCCTGACCATCATCGCCCCGATGGGCGGTCTGATCAAGAACCCGTGGCGCCCCCGTCATGAGCTCAACTACCACGGTGACGGCACTTTGTGGACGCACGGTTGGACCAAGTTTGAGGAAGGCGTCAAGATTTACCTCGGCCGAGATACCGGCGCTATCGCCGAGCTGCATGAGGGTGAGGCCGGTAAGCACTACACCACCGCTGGCGTGTCCAGGCTCGTTCGTATGCGCCCGGAGGATCTCGCCGCGGCATCGATGGAAACCGTCTTCCCCCTTTATGAGGAGGACGTCAATGACGGCGATACATACGAGGCGACGCGCGACGTGTACGAGAACCACATGCACTCCCTGCACGGGCCGCGCAACGCGGTGATGCTCATCCGTCTCCGCACGGATGATGCCAAGCGCGTGGTCGAGCGCGAAGGGCAAGAGTCGTTCCACTACGGCGATTACTACGCCTACTCCAAGATCTGCACGCACATTGGTTGCCCGACGTCGTTGTACGAGGCTCAGACCAACCGAATCCTGTGCCCGTGCCACCAGTCCCAGTTCGATGCGCTGCACTACGGCAAGCCGATCTTCGGTCCGGCCGCGCGTGCTCTGCCGCAGCTTCCTGTGACAGTTGACGAAGAAGGTTACCTCGTTGCCAACGGAAACTTCATCGAGCCCGTTGGCCCGGCATTCTGGGAGCGTAAGTCCTAA
- the qcrC gene encoding cytochrome bc1 complex diheme cytochrome c subunit, with product MENTPKKTRNRRKMRRTVAGAAALTFGLTGAGFLATALTPNAQVATAQRDEQALIQEGKDIYDVACITCHGANLQGVQDRGPSLIGTGEGAVYFQVNSGRMPMMSNDAQAERKRPRYTESQALAMAAYVAANGGGPELVYNEDGSLAMDELRGKSYDGQIDAVDVARGGELFRLNCASCHNFTGRGGALSSGKYAPELDPANEQEIYQAMLTGPQNMPKFSDRQLTADEKKDIIAFIKSSKETPSPGGWGLGGLGPVSEGMAMWIIGVTLVAAAAIWIGSRS from the coding sequence ATGGAAAACACCCCAAAGAAGACGCGGAACCGCCGCAAGATGCGGCGCACTGTCGCAGGCGCGGCCGCGCTGACTTTCGGTCTGACCGGTGCCGGCTTCCTGGCCACCGCTCTGACCCCCAATGCCCAGGTGGCTACAGCTCAGCGCGACGAGCAAGCGCTGATTCAAGAAGGCAAGGACATCTACGATGTCGCCTGCATCACTTGCCACGGTGCGAACCTCCAGGGCGTTCAGGACCGCGGTCCGTCCCTGATCGGTACCGGAGAGGGCGCCGTCTACTTCCAGGTCAACTCTGGACGTATGCCGATGATGTCCAACGATGCACAGGCGGAGCGCAAGCGTCCCCGCTACACCGAATCCCAGGCTCTTGCCATGGCCGCGTATGTCGCCGCCAACGGCGGTGGCCCGGAGCTCGTTTACAACGAAGACGGCTCCTTGGCCATGGATGAGCTGCGCGGCAAGAGTTACGACGGTCAGATCGACGCGGTCGACGTGGCCCGCGGCGGTGAGCTGTTCCGTTTGAACTGCGCCTCCTGCCACAACTTCACCGGCCGCGGCGGCGCGCTGTCGTCCGGCAAGTACGCGCCTGAGCTGGATCCCGCTAACGAGCAGGAGATCTACCAGGCGATGTTGACCGGCCCGCAGAACATGCCCAAGTTCTCCGACCGCCAGCTCACCGCCGACGAGAAGAAGGACATCATCGCCTTCATCAAGTCCTCGAAGGAAACCCCGAGCCCGGGTGGCTGGGGACTCGGAGGACTTGGCCCGGTGTCTGAGGGTATGGCTATGTGGATTATCGGCGTCACCCTTGTCGCCGCCGCTGCAATCTGGATTGGATCGCGCTCATGA
- the ctaE gene encoding aa3-type cytochrome oxidase subunit III — translation MTTAITNQEMATPSNRVPVLNRPNMVSVGTIAFLAQELMFFAGLFAMYFTSRANGMTAGDWEHQTSHLNVLFGLIITIVLVLSSVTSQMGVFAAERGDVYGLRKWFGVTILLGVVFLGLVAFEWSEMVHHGITPQASVYGSVFYIITGFHMAHVTAGILAFVVVMLRVAKSKFTPAQATAAMATSYYWHFVDVIWIGVFVTLYLVQ, via the coding sequence GTGACGACCGCAATTACTAACCAAGAGATGGCGACACCGTCGAATCGTGTCCCCGTGCTGAACCGACCCAACATGGTCAGCGTGGGCACGATTGCGTTCCTCGCCCAAGAGTTGATGTTCTTCGCCGGGCTGTTCGCGATGTACTTCACGTCGCGTGCCAACGGCATGACCGCCGGAGACTGGGAGCACCAGACTTCGCACCTGAACGTTCTGTTCGGCCTGATCATCACGATCGTGCTGGTGCTGTCCTCCGTGACCTCGCAGATGGGCGTATTCGCCGCGGAACGGGGTGATGTGTACGGACTGCGTAAGTGGTTCGGCGTGACCATCCTCCTCGGCGTCGTGTTCCTCGGCCTCGTTGCCTTCGAGTGGAGTGAGATGGTCCACCACGGCATCACCCCGCAAGCGTCAGTGTATGGCTCGGTGTTCTACATCATCACCGGTTTCCACATGGCGCACGTGACCGCCGGCATTCTTGCCTTCGTCGTCGTGATGCTGCGTGTTGCGAAGTCGAAGTTCACGCCTGCACAGGCAACCGCCGCCATGGCGACGTCCTACTACTGGCACTTCGTCGACGTCATCTGGATCGGCGTCTTTGTCACTCTGTACCTCGTTCAGTAG
- the ctaF gene encoding aa3-type cytochrome oxidase subunit IV gives MGPGSKVFYGLGTFLALMAVFYILATTWIGDDAYLFGIEWVGSVGLVLATALAFMLAVYLDFTERRMDIVPEDWEEAEIEDGAGVLGFFSPHSIWPFAMASAILFLGLGLAFWQLWLAAIGAVLLIWTTTQLNLQYGIPREKH, from the coding sequence ATGGGACCTGGCTCAAAAGTTTTCTATGGCTTGGGCACCTTCCTTGCCCTGATGGCAGTCTTCTACATCCTGGCCACCACCTGGATCGGCGATGACGCTTACCTGTTCGGTATCGAGTGGGTCGGAAGCGTCGGTCTCGTCCTCGCCACCGCCTTAGCGTTCATGCTCGCCGTTTACCTCGACTTTACCGAACGCCGCATGGACATTGTCCCCGAGGACTGGGAGGAGGCGGAGATCGAGGACGGCGCCGGTGTGCTGGGCTTCTTCTCGCCGCACTCCATCTGGCCGTTCGCCATGGCGAGCGCGATTCTCTTCCTCGGCCTCGGCCTCGCCTTCTGGCAGCTGTGGCTCGCCGCGATCGGTGCCGTGCTCCTGATCTGGACCACCACCCAGCTCAACCTGCAGTACGGTATTCCCCGCGAAAAGCACTAG
- the ctaC gene encoding aa3-type cytochrome oxidase subunit II, which yields MEKEKNRSLAKKAGVAGSLLLGSFALTGCEVAPPAVLANVLDMGWPDPITPEGVQMYNFWVWVWAAAWTIGIIMWALFLVAIFKWNAKAQAKKTSDEFPKQLQYNVPLELGLTILPIIIVFILFFFTVQAQTKAVALDKDPEVTVDVTAFQWNWKFGYAQIGEELSPTGQEYDGLDEQRQAIAEETKLDPEEMPNANPIHGTSMGDQSYLNYNRIETLGTTDEIPVLVLPTDTPIEFRLASGDVNHAFWVPEFLFKRDVYAHPESNQQQRSFQIERIDREGAFVGRCAEMCGTYHSMMNFEVRAVSPEDFRAYMEFRNDNPDATNAQALESIGQEPYATTTRPFNSDRTGTRAGQNFTDPNQNV from the coding sequence GTGGAAAAGGAAAAGAACCGCAGCTTGGCCAAAAAGGCCGGCGTAGCGGGCTCGCTCCTGCTCGGAAGCTTCGCACTGACTGGTTGCGAGGTCGCTCCTCCGGCAGTGCTGGCTAACGTGCTCGACATGGGCTGGCCCGACCCGATCACCCCCGAGGGTGTGCAGATGTACAACTTCTGGGTGTGGGTCTGGGCTGCCGCGTGGACCATCGGCATCATCATGTGGGCCCTGTTCCTGGTGGCAATCTTCAAGTGGAACGCCAAGGCACAGGCCAAGAAAACCAGCGATGAGTTCCCGAAGCAGCTGCAGTACAACGTCCCGCTCGAGCTTGGGCTGACGATCCTGCCGATCATCATCGTCTTCATCCTGTTCTTCTTCACGGTCCAGGCGCAGACCAAGGCAGTCGCCTTGGACAAGGATCCCGAAGTCACCGTTGACGTCACGGCATTCCAGTGGAACTGGAAGTTCGGCTACGCACAGATCGGGGAGGAGCTTTCCCCGACGGGCCAGGAGTACGATGGCCTTGACGAGCAGCGCCAGGCAATCGCCGAGGAAACCAAGCTCGATCCCGAAGAAATGCCGAATGCCAACCCGATTCATGGCACCTCTATGGGTGATCAGTCGTACCTGAATTACAACCGCATCGAGACTCTCGGAACCACCGACGAGATCCCTGTTCTTGTTCTCCCGACCGACACGCCGATCGAGTTCCGCCTCGCATCCGGCGACGTAAACCACGCATTCTGGGTTCCGGAGTTTTTGTTCAAGCGAGATGTATATGCGCACCCGGAGTCGAACCAGCAGCAGCGCTCGTTCCAGATCGAGCGCATCGATCGCGAGGGTGCGTTCGTCGGCCGTTGCGCCGAGATGTGCGGTACCTACCACTCCATGATGAACTTCGAGGTGCGTGCGGTGTCCCCGGAGGACTTCCGTGCCTACATGGAGTTCCGCAACGACAACCCGGACGCAACCAACGCGCAGGCGCTGGAATCTATCGGCCAGGAGCCGTACGCGACAACGACGCGCCCGTTCAACTCTGACCGCACGGGCACCCGCGCCGGCCAGAACTTCACCGACCCTAACCAGAACGTCTAA
- the asnB gene encoding asparagine synthase (glutamine-hydrolyzing), producing MCGLVGFLAANGDASDFVGAVEEALPCMYHRGPDAAGTWNDDDAVFGFNRLAIIDLEHSAQPLRWGPAENPERYALVFNGEIYNYIELREELSAAGYNFNTEGDGEPIVVGFHHWGEEVVEHLRGMFGFVIWDTETRTMFAARDQFGIKPLFYATTGRGTVFASEKKSILEMSKALGLGLELDRRAIEHYVDLQYVPEPESLHAQIRRVESGCTVSLRPGGTVVSQRYFKPHFTSAPVPKGDEQKLYDAIAHALEDSVEKHMRADVTVGSFLSGGIDSTAIAALAKRHNPNLLTFTTGFERAGYSEVDVAAESAAAIGVEHIVKIVSPEEYAAAIPTIMWYLDDPVADPSLVPLYFVAQEARKHVKVVLSGEGADELFGGYTIYKEPLSLAPFEKIPAPLALGLNRLSRVLPDGVKGKSLLERGTTPIEDRYYGNARSFNFEQLQRVLPWAAREWDHREVTAPIYAASTAMDPVARMQNLDLFTWMRGDILVKADKMNMANSLELRVPFLDKEVFEVAQTIPFDQKIAHGTTKYALRKAMEQIVPAHVLHRKKLGFPVPMRHWLAGDELYGWAQDTIRDSQTDEIFNKPEVLEMLKEHRDGVSDHSRRLWTVLAFMVWHGIFVEHRIDPNIERRDYPVRL from the coding sequence ATGTGCGGTCTCGTGGGTTTTCTCGCCGCAAACGGTGACGCATCGGACTTCGTCGGTGCCGTGGAGGAGGCATTACCCTGCATGTACCACCGCGGCCCTGACGCCGCCGGCACTTGGAACGACGACGACGCGGTGTTCGGCTTCAATCGTCTCGCCATCATCGACCTCGAGCACTCTGCTCAGCCGCTGCGCTGGGGTCCCGCCGAAAATCCGGAGCGGTACGCCCTCGTGTTCAACGGTGAAATATACAACTACATAGAGCTGCGTGAGGAGCTCTCGGCCGCGGGTTACAACTTCAATACCGAAGGCGACGGCGAGCCCATTGTCGTCGGCTTCCACCACTGGGGCGAAGAGGTGGTGGAGCACCTGAGGGGAATGTTCGGCTTCGTCATCTGGGACACAGAAACCCGCACCATGTTCGCCGCGCGCGACCAGTTCGGCATCAAGCCGCTCTTTTATGCAACCACCGGCCGGGGCACGGTATTCGCATCGGAAAAGAAGTCGATTCTCGAAATGTCCAAGGCATTGGGTCTGGGACTGGAGCTTGACCGTCGCGCCATCGAGCACTACGTCGACCTCCAGTACGTCCCCGAACCAGAGAGCCTGCACGCCCAGATCCGTCGCGTTGAGTCGGGCTGCACCGTCTCGCTCCGCCCCGGAGGCACGGTGGTTTCGCAGCGCTACTTCAAGCCCCACTTCACGTCGGCCCCTGTACCCAAAGGCGATGAGCAGAAGCTTTACGACGCCATCGCCCACGCGCTGGAGGACAGCGTGGAAAAGCACATGCGCGCTGACGTAACCGTCGGGTCCTTCCTCTCGGGCGGCATCGACTCGACCGCCATCGCGGCCCTTGCTAAGCGCCACAACCCCAACCTGCTCACCTTCACCACGGGATTCGAACGCGCGGGGTACTCCGAGGTCGATGTGGCTGCAGAGTCCGCCGCGGCCATCGGTGTGGAACACATCGTCAAGATCGTCTCCCCTGAGGAGTACGCCGCCGCCATCCCCACCATCATGTGGTACCTCGACGACCCGGTCGCGGACCCGTCGTTGGTCCCGCTGTATTTTGTTGCGCAGGAGGCGCGCAAGCACGTCAAGGTCGTACTGTCCGGCGAGGGTGCGGACGAGTTGTTCGGCGGCTACACCATTTATAAGGAGCCGCTGTCCCTGGCGCCCTTCGAAAAAATACCCGCTCCCCTCGCCCTCGGCCTGAACCGCCTGAGCCGTGTCCTGCCAGACGGGGTGAAGGGCAAGAGCCTGCTCGAACGCGGCACCACCCCGATTGAGGACAGATACTACGGCAACGCCCGCTCGTTCAACTTCGAGCAGCTCCAGCGGGTTCTGCCGTGGGCCGCACGCGAGTGGGACCACCGCGAAGTCACCGCGCCGATCTACGCCGCCTCCACCGCGATGGACCCGGTTGCCCGCATGCAAAACCTCGACCTGTTCACGTGGATGCGCGGCGACATCCTGGTCAAGGCCGACAAGATGAACATGGCCAACTCGCTCGAGCTGCGCGTCCCCTTCCTGGACAAAGAGGTCTTTGAAGTCGCTCAGACGATCCCGTTCGACCAGAAGATTGCGCACGGCACTACCAAGTACGCCCTGCGCAAGGCGATGGAGCAGATCGTCCCCGCGCACGTGCTGCACCGCAAGAAGCTCGGCTTCCCGGTGCCCATGCGCCACTGGCTCGCCGGGGACGAGCTTTACGGCTGGGCCCAGGACACCATCCGCGACTCCCAGACCGACGAGATCTTCAACAAACCGGAGGTTCTCGAAATGCTCAAGGAGCACCGCGACGGTGTCTCCGACCACTCGCGCCGCTTGTGGACGGTGCTGGCGTTCATGGTGTGGCACGGCATTTTCGTCGAGCACCGCATCGATCCGAACATCGAGCGCAGGGACTACCCCGTCAGGCTCTAA
- a CDS encoding HesB/IscA family protein produces the protein MTAPTSATGVTLTDAAAAKAKALLDQEGRNDLALRIAVQPGGCAGLRYQLYFDDRDLDGDKDDVIGGVRLVVDKMSVPYLMGATIDFADTIEQQGFTIDNPNAGGSCACGDSFN, from the coding sequence ATGACTGCACCCACCTCCGCCACCGGCGTGACGCTGACCGATGCTGCCGCGGCCAAGGCCAAGGCACTGCTCGACCAGGAAGGCCGCAACGACCTTGCGCTGCGCATCGCCGTGCAGCCGGGCGGCTGCGCCGGCCTGCGTTACCAGCTGTACTTCGACGATCGCGACCTCGACGGCGACAAAGACGACGTCATCGGTGGCGTGCGTCTCGTCGTCGACAAGATGAGCGTGCCGTACCTCATGGGAGCGACCATCGACTTCGCCGACACCATCGAGCAACAGGGCTTTACCATCGACAACCCGAACGCCGGCGGCTCCTGCGCCTGCGGCGACTCCTTCAACTAG
- a CDS encoding DUF3043 domain-containing protein — MKLPWQKPENPEHAAGSTKVELPQVTAESEAKSHAPESTRGTREGTKLPKGYTPPKGRPTPKRIEQEVKRGVVRDPAALTPAQQNQRDKELKKSMSKEEWKAYKKRQRDERRASNREMQAKMDAGDERYLMDRDKGEVRRYVRDWVDSRYFINNWVMPIALLILVLTFLVTFASPQVANIISFVSMAFMLTIIAEAFIIGRSANKAVRQKFPDTDETGFGLGMYAFSRATQPRKWRSPKPQVVAGSKVG; from the coding sequence GTGAAACTTCCGTGGCAGAAACCCGAGAACCCCGAACATGCCGCTGGCTCCACCAAGGTCGAGCTGCCGCAGGTGACAGCTGAGTCTGAGGCCAAGTCCCATGCTCCTGAATCGACCCGCGGCACCCGTGAGGGGACGAAACTTCCGAAGGGTTACACGCCGCCGAAGGGCCGCCCTACCCCAAAACGCATTGAGCAAGAAGTTAAGCGCGGCGTTGTCCGTGACCCGGCCGCCCTGACCCCTGCGCAGCAGAACCAAAGGGACAAGGAGCTGAAAAAGTCCATGTCCAAGGAGGAGTGGAAGGCCTACAAGAAACGCCAGCGCGATGAGCGCCGCGCCTCCAACCGCGAGATGCAGGCGAAGATGGATGCAGGCGACGAGCGTTACCTCATGGACCGCGACAAGGGCGAGGTCCGTCGTTACGTGCGCGACTGGGTGGATTCGCGATACTTCATCAACAACTGGGTCATGCCGATTGCGCTGCTCATCCTGGTGCTCACATTCCTGGTCACCTTCGCGTCTCCGCAGGTCGCCAACATCATTTCATTCGTCTCCATGGCGTTCATGTTGACCATCATCGCGGAGGCGTTCATTATAGGCCGCTCGGCGAACAAGGCAGTGCGCCAGAAGTTCCCGGACACCGATGAGACTGGTTTCGGACTCGGCATGTACGCCTTCTCCCGCGCGACGCAGCCCCGCAAGTGGCGCTCACCGAAGCCGCAGGTTGTGGCAGGATCGAAGGTCGGCTGA